One genomic segment of Arachis duranensis cultivar V14167 chromosome 4, aradu.V14167.gnm2.J7QH, whole genome shotgun sequence includes these proteins:
- the LOC107486557 gene encoding F-box/kelch-repeat protein At5g15710 isoform X1 — MDCIEHSSEAGSGECSGQLVENGGFYGDGRCYKQASPPRCGGGSRNTSPIGRAGSRNTSPSRQKVVKTKPRGLDEETLATFGKAVHADVLMEDSIWAMLPEDLLHEILARVPPFLIFRLRSVCKRWNSLLQDSSFLKFHSSVPSHGPCLLTFWKNSQIPQCSVFSLPLKAWYRIPFTFLPQWAFWLVGSSGGLVCFSGHDGLTFKTLVCNPLTQAWRVLPSMHYNQQRQLIMVVDRMDRSFKVIATSDIYGDKSLPTEVYDSKADSWSVHQIMPAVNLCSSKMAYCDSRLYLETLSPLGLMMYRLDTGCWEHIPAKFPRSLLDGYLVAGTQKRLFLVGRIGLYSTLQSMRIWELDHAKITWVEINRMPPKYFRALLRLSAERFECFGQDNLICFTSWNQGKGLLFDVDKKIWSWIGGCALQSYNNQLVISFLNGIKSEIPLWRY; from the exons GCATTCTTCGGAAGCAGGTTCTGGTGAGTGTAGTGGTCAATTAGTAGAAaatggaggtttttatggagATGGGAGATGCTATAAGCAAGCTTCCCCTCCAAGGTGTGGTGGTGGGTCAAGGAATACTAGTCCTATCGGTCGTGCCGGCTCGAGGAACACTAGCCCTTCGCGGCAGAAGGTTGTTAAGACGAAACCAAGGGGTTTGGATGAAGAAACACTTGCTACATTTGGTAAAGCAGTGCATGCTGATGTTCTGATGGAGGATAGTATTTGGGCAATGCTGCCTGAGGACTTATTGCACGAGATCTTAGCTAGGGTTCCCCCATTTCTGATTTTCCGGCTTCGTTCGGTGTGTAAACGGTGGAATTCACTGCTTCAAGACAGTAGTTTTCTGAAATTCCATTCAAGTGTTCCATCCCACGGGCCTTGTCTTCTCACATTTTGGAAGAACTCACAGATCCCTCAATGTTCAGTCTTTAGCTTGCCCTTAAAAGCTTGGTACCGAATACCTTTTACATTTTTGCCGCAGTGGGCGTTCTGGTTGGTTGGTTCTTCCGGTGGTCTCGTGTGCTTTTCAGGGCATGATGGGCTGACATTTAAAACTCTGGTTTGCAATCCCCTCACACAAGCTTGGAGAGTGTTGCCGAGCATGCATTACAATCAGCAAAGGCAACTGATAATGGTTGTTGATCGGATGGATCGATCATTTAAAGTTATAGCCACAAGTGACATATATGGTGACAAGTCACTGCCAACTGAAGTTTATGATTCGAAGGCAGACAGTTGGTCAGTTCATCAGATAATGCCTGCAGTTAATCTCTGCTCGTCGAAGATGGCCTATTGTGACTCCAGATTGTACTTGGAAACCCTTTCGCCACTTGGTTTGATGATGTATAGACTAGATACAGGATGCTGGGAACATATTCCAGCTAAATTTCCACGATCGCTGTTAGATGGATATTTGGTTGCCGGTACCCAGAAGCGTCTTTTTCTTGTCGGAAGGATCGGCCTTTATAGTACCCTACAGAGTATGAGAATTTGGGAGTTGGACCATGCCAAAATTACATGGGTGGAGATCAACAGGATGCCCCCCAAGTATTTTCGTGCTTTGTTGAGACTATCAGCTGAGAGATTCGAATGTTTTGGCCAGGACAATTTAATCTGCTTCACATCTTGGAACCAAGGGAAGGGTCTTCTCTTTGATGTCGATAAAAAGATCTGGTCTTGGATCGGTGGGTGTGCTCTTCAGTCATATAACAATCAA CTCGTTATAAGCTTTTTGAATGGAATCAAAAGTGAAATACCTTTATGGAGATACTGA
- the LOC107486557 gene encoding F-box/kelch-repeat protein At5g15710 isoform X2 encodes MDCIEHSSEAGSGECSGQLVENGGFYGDGRCYKQASPPRCGGGSRNTSPIGRAGSRNTSPSRQKVVKTKPRGLDEETLATFGKAVHADVLMEDSIWAMLPEDLLHEILARVPPFLIFRLRSVCKRWNSLLQDSSFLKFHSSVPSHGPCLLTFWKNSQIPQCSVFSLPLKAWYRIPFTFLPQWAFWLVGSSGGLVCFSGHDGLTFKTLVCNPLTQAWRVLPSMHYNQQRQLIMVVDRMDRSFKVIATSDIYGDKSLPTEVYDSKADSWSVHQIMPAVNLCSSKMAYCDSRLYLETLSPLGLMMYRLDTGCWEHIPAKFPRSLLDGYLVAGTQKRLFLVGRIGLYSTLQSMRIWELDHAKITWVEINRMPPKYFRALLRLSAERFECFGQDNLICFTSWNQGKGLLFDVDKKIWSWIGGCALQSYNNQVCFYKPRFDASIY; translated from the coding sequence GCATTCTTCGGAAGCAGGTTCTGGTGAGTGTAGTGGTCAATTAGTAGAAaatggaggtttttatggagATGGGAGATGCTATAAGCAAGCTTCCCCTCCAAGGTGTGGTGGTGGGTCAAGGAATACTAGTCCTATCGGTCGTGCCGGCTCGAGGAACACTAGCCCTTCGCGGCAGAAGGTTGTTAAGACGAAACCAAGGGGTTTGGATGAAGAAACACTTGCTACATTTGGTAAAGCAGTGCATGCTGATGTTCTGATGGAGGATAGTATTTGGGCAATGCTGCCTGAGGACTTATTGCACGAGATCTTAGCTAGGGTTCCCCCATTTCTGATTTTCCGGCTTCGTTCGGTGTGTAAACGGTGGAATTCACTGCTTCAAGACAGTAGTTTTCTGAAATTCCATTCAAGTGTTCCATCCCACGGGCCTTGTCTTCTCACATTTTGGAAGAACTCACAGATCCCTCAATGTTCAGTCTTTAGCTTGCCCTTAAAAGCTTGGTACCGAATACCTTTTACATTTTTGCCGCAGTGGGCGTTCTGGTTGGTTGGTTCTTCCGGTGGTCTCGTGTGCTTTTCAGGGCATGATGGGCTGACATTTAAAACTCTGGTTTGCAATCCCCTCACACAAGCTTGGAGAGTGTTGCCGAGCATGCATTACAATCAGCAAAGGCAACTGATAATGGTTGTTGATCGGATGGATCGATCATTTAAAGTTATAGCCACAAGTGACATATATGGTGACAAGTCACTGCCAACTGAAGTTTATGATTCGAAGGCAGACAGTTGGTCAGTTCATCAGATAATGCCTGCAGTTAATCTCTGCTCGTCGAAGATGGCCTATTGTGACTCCAGATTGTACTTGGAAACCCTTTCGCCACTTGGTTTGATGATGTATAGACTAGATACAGGATGCTGGGAACATATTCCAGCTAAATTTCCACGATCGCTGTTAGATGGATATTTGGTTGCCGGTACCCAGAAGCGTCTTTTTCTTGTCGGAAGGATCGGCCTTTATAGTACCCTACAGAGTATGAGAATTTGGGAGTTGGACCATGCCAAAATTACATGGGTGGAGATCAACAGGATGCCCCCCAAGTATTTTCGTGCTTTGTTGAGACTATCAGCTGAGAGATTCGAATGTTTTGGCCAGGACAATTTAATCTGCTTCACATCTTGGAACCAAGGGAAGGGTCTTCTCTTTGATGTCGATAAAAAGATCTGGTCTTGGATCGGTGGGTGTGCTCTTCAGTCATATAACAATCAAGTATGTTTCTACAAGCCAAGGTTTGATGCGTCGATATACTAA